CGTGGTTCACCCATATGTGGTGTAATGGAAGGGTCACACGAAGAACCTCACGATTTTGATGTGTCTGTATTTCCTAAACTGTCAGAACAGTCTGGTGACCATGAACAAATCCCATCCCAAACCCAAGAAGAGACATTACAAATTGACAGAACAGAAGTTCTATTAGATTGTGGCCAGTCTATCCTGCCTGCATCTTCATATTATCAAAATGCTGTTCTTGCAAAGACTGAAGACAGTAAAGTTGTTCTGAATCCTTTCATGCAGGCCGGTCCAGGTTCTTCTGTTAATCCAAAAGGCATAGTGAAGCATGTTGAATTTGTGCAGGATGCGATGGAAGTAGATGCAACAGAATCACGCAGGCTGAACCTCATTGTGGGTGACAATATTCCTTCAACTTCTGGTATTCGTGCCAAGTTATCATGCTCTGCTCTTATCCATGGTGTTGAGCTTTCTGGCACTAGTCTTGAGGATCAGGGCCCATGCCAGTCTAGTGAAATACTTGCTAATGATAAATCTTATACAAAATATCACACTGATTGCGCTGGTGGTGAGAGGGAAAAAACCGTAGTGGATCATGAAATTCCTTCTGGTTCTGTTGTTTGCCCTGAGGACAAGGATTTGGACCAGTCTGCTGGCATGCAGGTTGATGCTGAGACTTGCAGAGGTACTTCAGAACTAGTAGAGTGGCCCCCAAGTGGGATAGATGATGAGGCACCATTGGATCTTGCATTTTACTCGAGTCATAAATTACACAGTAATATAATTCAACGGGAAGTTATGGAGGGGAAAATAGAGCAAAGTATGGATGAAAACGTAGAACGAACTGCAGAAAATGAGACAGAATCCATTGACAAAAAAACAAGAACATCTGTTTCAATGGAACCTGCATTCCATGTTCAGGAAATCAGCTTAACTAGTTATAAAAGAAGCACTGATGCAAGTTGCGAAAGTGATGAGCTGAAAGAACAAAATTCCGAGGAAACAAATGCTTCTTTGGAGAAAAGCGTTGCTAAAACACATGAGCTACTACCAAAATTTTCTTATCCAAGTGGTAAGGTTGAGATGTCCACAATCAGATCAGGTAAGATATGATGTGCAAGTGTTAAGTACTTTATTTTTTGAATTTGCAAAACTTCCACTTATTTCTACTCTTTACTATTCAAAAATCTTTCAAGTAGTTACAGTTAATACTGTCTTTTTTGTGATGAACACTATTTCTTTTCTGTTAATTCATTTATGCTTCTATTAGTACCTAGTTCTGTGAGATGATACAATGGGTTTTGCATTATCTTTCTTTCGTAAGGGAAAGGCAATTGGAAGGATATTTCTTGTTCGTCGTGTTCTTAACATATTCCAGTTTAGATCAAAGTGAGCTAAGTTTCTGTTGGGGATATTCGACTTGTTTTGTGAAAATGGTTTTATTTTGTAGAAACGAAAAATAAGTTGATTATCTATCTTCCAAACAAGTCTAAAGTTCTGTTGATTCTGCAGAAAAGCGAAGACGTAAACTAAGGCCATACCATCCAGCTTATCTTCCTTTCTTGGGCTTCCTTAGGTCTCTGCATTTCAAGCAGAAAATATGCAAGGTAAGAGGGTTGAATGGCTGATCAAACACACGTGAGGATTTATTTCACTTTTGACAGGAACGTGTTGTCACTTACCATCCCTGAATCATTATGTAACAATGGAAGGTTGAAGAATTTCCCAGTAAGAAATCTCAGTTTCACTTTTACCAGCAGTTGTATTGTATCTATGGAAAATAGAGACGTACCTGAAAGATGGGAAAACTTTCTTTTTGGTTCCTGCATTTGTGGTCTAGGTCTTTAACTTTTCTCAGTGCCACTACAAAGTACAGCTCTCAACTTTCATGTTTTGTGAAGGGAAACTCTCCTTTTGGATCCTACTTTCATGTTTAGTCAAACCATCCTTGCATAAATTAAGGTATATTTTTGATCTGATCAGCGACTGATGAGGCTGGCAGTTCCACTTGGCCCACTATGATTAACACACAACCTCATGAAATCCGGTAAATGGTGTAGTAGATATGTTATAAGTTCGTCCATTAACTGAAAGGAAATATAGGTCAGAAAACAAATAAAAGTTGGTGTTTGCTTACTATTCTGCCAATGTCCAAGGTTATGGTAACAATCTGATCATTTAGTCCAGCGCCGTCCACCGTTGATGGTTGATTCGATCTCATCGGGCTGCCTCCACCGTCCTCATCGCCCTCTCCGGCGCATCTAGTCCAGCGCTGCCCCTctcctcctgcgccgccaccaccgctgccttGAGCGCGAGCGTGTGGCTGCGGAGGATGCACGAGGGGACGCCAGGCTGCCGCGCCATGAGGTCACTGCGTTCGGGCTGGGTCGCCGCGCTGCTTGCAGACGTCGTCGCGGGCGGCGCCCTTGTCGAGATCTATTGCCGGATGGGCCTCATCAAGGCCTCCTCATAGCACCTTGTCCGCCACACCCCTCCATCGCGCCCCTTCACGGCTGTCGCTTGCGGGTTGCAACGGCGTGGGGGATTCGCCCCTCCCTAGCCGGCCCTCTCCTCCGCTCTGCTGCTGCCATTGAGCGCGAGAACGCGGCTGCGGGGAGGCTCCTGGGGAGCAGGCCCACCGCCCAGCGAGAGCGGATGCGCAGCTCAGGCTgcacctcgctccgtccctcTGCTCTGCTTCTCTATGTCCTTTGCCGACGAGAAGAGATAAGGTGATGGGTGGGGGCATCAAGCTAGGTGCGCTTAAGGTACAATTGTACCTGCGGTTCCTCTTGCTGCTGTTTTTCCCTCCAGATCAGAGATCGGGTTTGAGTCACCCTGCTGTCACGTTGCTTCATCGTCGACACTCCCGAGGACGAGGTTGTCGTTGTGCCCTCTAGGCTGCAGCAGCAATGCTCATGATCAAGCCATCACCGCTGGTGTCACCGCCTTTTCAGGCGGTTCGCCACccatgctgctggtcctcgtcaCGCTGGCTCACAGTCTGAGTCCGTGCCTATTGCTGCACACTCGCGGACACCGCTGTCGATGTTGCTAAAGATGCATTTGCGCTCTTTAGTTGAACCATCTACCATCGCAGTCGGCTCATCGTCGTGCTGAACCTGTCGGCAAGTTGCTGATTTTGTGTACTCATGTGCCTCTGTTGATGCTTCGGACCTGCGCCCTCCTTCACAGCTTCGACCACGTCCACCTCAACCTTGGCTACTTCGCTACTTTGGCACTAAGGAGCTATCATCTACATGAGCTACCCGTCAGTTTTCACTCCAGTCGTAACATTCGCACCAGCGTTCCGACTGTGGTGGGGGGTGTCTCCATTGTTCTTCGGTCTGTCTGTTCGTGTTGCTACCGCTACGACTGCGCTCTTTTATAGATAGACTATTGG
This genomic window from Setaria viridis chromosome 8, Setaria_viridis_v4.0, whole genome shotgun sequence contains:
- the LOC117866292 gene encoding uncharacterized protein; the encoded protein is MAPPLLFYDLSLLPSSSSSIGGGGDDSSNPSSSRLQLLAATARALELGYAAVALDRTHRGLLADSHRCRTDLFPPLSSLPLPPPAALHRRHLASPASEPFRQYTRITLSLDSAAAAASALAPSAARLLRTYDLVAARPLTQAAFDHLCQTPLSAQHLDLISIDFSSHSKLPFRIKLPMLKLALQKGLHFEIAYSPLISTDINAKRNLLAEVKLLVDWTKGKNLIISSAAHTASQIRGPYDVINLSAYLLGLPINRAKAAISTNCRSLVLKAMRKKHFYKETIRVDRLLPNEQLTSTKFKLVDWIAGISVSSEGGLNQLESSSNFDERRGSPICGVMEGSHEEPHDFDVSVFPKLSEQSGDHEQIPSQTQEETLQIDRTEVLLDCGQSILPASSYYQNAVLAKTEDSKVVLNPFMQAGPGSSVNPKGIVKHVEFVQDAMEVDATESRRLNLIVGDNIPSTSGIRAKLSCSALIHGVELSGTSLEDQGPCQSSEILANDKSYTKYHTDCAGGEREKTVVDHEIPSGSVVCPEDKDLDQSAGMQVDAETCRGTSELVEWPPSGIDDEAPLDLAFYSSHKLHSNIIQREVMEGKIEQSMDENVERTAENETESIDKKTRTSVSMEPAFHVQEISLTSYKRSTDASCESDELKEQNSEETNASLEKSVAKTHELLPKFSYPSGKVEMSTIRSEKRRRKLRPYHPAYLPFLGFLRSLHFKQKICKVRGLNG